TGAAGGGTCGATCTCTCGGCGTATGTGAGAAGATTTCAATGGATCTTCTCGACTAAACACCCAACCAAGGAACGCTCCACAGAGACAACGtgggcttctcggcccagcgAGTTAAGCCACAGAGACGACACAGACTAGATCACGGAAGAGCGTGAGGTCAGCTATAAAAGGGGAAGGAAAGGCAACGTAGGGGGGTATCCGAAATCACAGATACAACACCCCTGGgccggctagattagggtttttacCTTTGTTATCTCGCCTTGTTTTATCTCTCCGTAAAGCCTTTGAGGCTCCGGTACCTTTCCTTTCACGCATTTCCTTTCTTGTAACGACGAAACGTTCTTCcgaccattaataagacgtctttgcttaAACCCACTTCTAAAACCGAACGTTCTCTCGTTCTataccgttttccgatcaaacaaaaaccaaatggATTTTGCTTAAAGAATGGTAGACATGTAATTAGGCAATCATGCTGAAACAAGCAGAAAAGGTTGTATGTATGAACTATAAAACTCTTAAACTTTTTTAGACATTTATATCGAGTTTGCAAGAAACTCCATTGGAGAAATAAGTTAATTAAGGAAATAATCTATCTTTTAATATAGATAAAACAAGAAATGAATTCttttagtttggttttgtcTTATATAAGGAAAATTAGCTGGATTTTAGGGGGAATGTTTCTTGGGAAAATTGCTaaaagagaacaagaaaacaGCATAGTTGTCTCTATggtataaatctttttttgtccATTTTTTCTCCGTTTTACCCTTTCCATatgttaaaattaatgaaataaatagttatatgaatcagaaaaattattaaaaatataaacaattaataaaacacccatttacacaaacacatattttttttgggttgaaaaacataataaataatatttttaaattacgttctactaaaagtagaattcTGTTTCTACACAAAACGGGTAAGTAGAAAATGAATTCTAGAATGAACACATCCATCTACTTGTTTTAGAACGTACAAACTACtttttactataattctaaatatgGGGAATACGTATTCTACTATTTGTAATGATCGCTACTTTTATTCAGAAAACtgtttctacttttattgaGTATTCTAAGTTATCAGGAAtgcaaaatctaaaacatataCGAACGTCCACATAGTGTAGAAATTACATTCTGGAATTTTGTTATGTTCTACACAGTGTAGAAGGTGCCTTCTACGgataaaaaaactgaattttcgaaaattaaggaagttgcagtttttaaaatattctcaaaatattctaacttcctaaaacgtgttttcattgatttggttcgtgaaaaattaaaaaaaaatcgattttgaatGTTCTTCTTCACCAATCTATGATTTTCCAATGATTTCTCTATAGTTTGTCTTGTGATTTTTACAAACTCTTGTtctatgatgcatatctatacaACATGTGGTGTTTGGGAGTTTGGAGCAACCACGGGATGGGTTTTTACGGCTGATGAGAGAGGGGCTAGGCTACTGTTATTGGAATCAACTTCTACCTTAGAGGATTTTAAAAGAATGGTTTTGGAAGattttgatatggaagaagatagcTTACCCGATTTGGAGTTGAGTTATCTACCTAATGAGTTGATCAATACATCAACTTGTCCGcctgtgatcattgcaaatgATCGACAGCTTcagaattttgtttgttttgttcaaaAGTGTGTTTCTACTCGATTGTGTGTAACATCTAAAGCCAAAGTTGAGAATCTGAATGAACCAGACTTTGATCTTAACAAGTCGCCAGCTGATTCAACTACTGCTCAAGAGGAGGGAAACTCGGTTGATAGGGGGAATGAACCAGCTCCTGTGTTTGTTGAGAGGCAGTGcgaggaaaagaaagaaaagattagaAGAGTCGAAGTTGATGAGGATGCCTATCATGCCGATACCATGATCTCGGCCAAAGAGGACGTACATAAGATGTCAAAGTTTTCTGTGCTCAATGTTGTTAAGAAGGGACAATTGTTTGAGAACAAAACTTTGCTGAAGGCGACTTTTGAGATATGTGCAATGAAGCATAACTTTCACTATGAGGTTATCAAAACGGATAGACAACTTTGGTACGTTAGATGTGAGGATAATGCATGCAATTGGTGTGTTCGAGCAGAGTGTTTGCAGGATTCTGAATATTTCATTATCAAAAAGTATGTCGGTgaacatacatgtgcaccttcaaacaaaaccaaaccgggTAGGACTGCTTCGGCCAAAACTATAGGCAGTCTGATTATGCATAGGTATGAAGGGGTTAAGGAAGGGCCGAAATGCAATGATATAATACAGATTATGCTTATGGATCATGGCTGTGAGATCACGAAATCTTTAGCATGGGATGCTCGTGAATATGCGGTTAATGCTGTTAGAGGTATACCAGAGAGAAGTTATGGAAAAATACCGAAATACTTGCACATGCTCAGAGAGGCTAATCCGGGAACACATTCATCGTATGAGATTGACAGCAAAGGGAGATTTCGGTACCTGTTTATTGCATTTGGGCAATCGCTACGAGGATTTAACAGAGTCATAAGGAGGGTTATTGTGGTTGATGGCACTTTTCTGAAGAACAAATACAAAGGAGTTCTATTGGTTGCAACTGCTGTAGACGGAAATTCTAATTTGTATCCTCTTGCATTCGGAGTAGTCGACTCAGAGAATGAAaattcttgggaatggtttatgaGACAACTAAATAGTGTCATTGCTGATGATCATCATTTGGCTTTCATTTCGGATAGACATGCGGCCATTGCTAAGGCGCTTGAGACTGTGTATCCAACAGCTAAACATGGTATTTGCATTCAtcatttgttgaataatgtgGTAACATATTACCATGGGAAAGGACTTGTTGGGTTGGTTGCAAAGGCGTCCAAGGTTTATAGAGTTGCTGAGTTTGAAAAGATATTTGCTAATGTGTGTAATATCAGTCCGGCAATTGGAAAATACCTAAGGGATGCTGAAGTCCAAAAGTGGGCAAGATGTCAATTCTCTGGATATAGATATGACATAAGGACAACAAACCCTGCCGAATCCATCAACTCTGCTTTGCGTTCGCCGAGAGAGTATCCAATCATTCCCTTGTTGGACAGTATCAGAGAAATGCTGACTCGGTGGTTTTATAACCGTAAGAAAAAGATTTCAAAGCATAATCATCCTCTTACCGAAGATGTGGAGAAAAAGATTGAAAGGAGAACCGAGAAAGGCAAAAGATTTGCAGTTTACCCTGTCAGCGATGGTCGCTTGCTTGTTAGAGGTGATAAAATCGACTGCTTAGTTGATTTGGATAGACGTACTTGCTCATGTGGGAAGTACAACCTGATGAAGATACCTTGTCGGCACGCAATTAAAGCTGGGTTTCATGTTGGCAGACAGCCACACACATTAACTGATTTATTTTACACTACAGAAGCTTGGCGAGAAGCTTATCATGAAAGCATCAATCCTATTGCTGTTCCTGAGGATGCTTGGTCCATGCCAGAAGATGTTGTCGTGGACAATGTGCTACCACCAGAGTCAAGAAAATCAGTTGGAAGGAATAGAAAACGGAGATATGAAACTGTTGAAGATAAACTTCGGTCATCGCAAACATCACAAAAGAGGCAGCCTCGCAAGTGTAGTAGATGTGGTATTAGTGGGCACAACAGAGCAACTTGTAAAATACCAATATAGTCAGTCACATATGGTAAGGGTCAGCTTATATAGCCAGTTCgtttatatgtttttcaatcTCGATTTAATTGTGTTTCAGGTATTTATGTTTCTGTTACAGGTTGGTCTGTTCAAGTATGCAAGTTGTGGTGTTTGAAAGTGCAGTATTGCCTTGTCTCGTAtggttttttcttctaaaaacaaTCAACTTTGTTTAACTTTGGATACTTTGGATAATTCTTGTATGGTTATTTTATCAGTTTCATTGTTATACATTGGTATTATTTTCACTTCActtctctatctctctgttTGTTTAGTTATGTTCAGCTATGCTTTTGAGTTCGAGTTTAAGTTTGTTTGACAATAGCTGATGTCtgatttttcaacaaaaaaggtGGATTGTAAGAACAGATCACTGAGCacaaaatataagaaccatTTGACTGGTAAAGTCGACACAAATATTGTTGCAACAAAACACTTATTGAAGCCAATACTAAGAACCAAATGactggtaaaaatgaaaaaaacacacTAACAAGAAGATACTTAGAACCAGTAGACTGATTTCACTCATTCTTGGCTTCTTAATCTTCCAAAAAGCCATAGAATGCTTCCTAAGCAACCTAATTCGAGTGAATTTTTCTGCTTcctaacttcttcttctattcTCTGTGTGATACTACTTTTCAGATCTTCAATCTCTTCTACAATTCTCCCTTGCTCAGCCTCTACCCTTCGAATCTCATCAAGCAAGGCGTCATCAACCcacttaaataaatgattttcctTCTTTCGCTACATAGAAACGAAAATCAAATTAGGAGAAGTAAAATGGAATGAAAAAACATGATGTTTATCCTACACAATCGAAAATCGAATCAGACAAAAAAGGAACATAACAAATCGGTAATTGAATCGAAAAACAAATCAAGACTATGAACCTGTGCCCCTATTTCACATCTATAGAACCGTCGGTAAGGATTGTCATCAGTTCTCGAGTAGAATATCACAACCCCTTTCCCGCACCAGCACCTAGATGGCACCCCGTATGAATGTCGCCTTGAAGTATTCATGTGTGTGAGAAACTGCTTCAGAGAGAAAAGGAGATTGACgaaaaagaagaacagaaaaaaatgGGAAAAGTCGGGTTTGGTTGCTGAGTTGGTGTTATATATGTCGG
This Brassica napus cultivar Da-Ae unplaced genomic scaffold, Da-Ae ScsIHWf_1920;HRSCAF=2564, whole genome shotgun sequence DNA region includes the following protein-coding sequences:
- the LOC125599598 gene encoding uncharacterized protein LOC125599598 is translated as MHIYTTCGVWEFGATTGWVFTADERGARLLLLESTSTLEDFKRMVLEDFDMEEDSLPDLELSYLPNELINTSTCPPVIIANDRQLQNFVCFVQKCVSTRLCVTSKAKVENLNEPDFDLNKSPADSTTAQEEGNSVDRGNEPAPVFVERQCEEKKEKIRRVEVDEDAYHADTMISAKEDVHKMSKFSVLNVVKKGQLFENKTLLKATFEICAMKHNFHYEVIKTDRQLWYVRCEDNACNWCVRAECLQDSEYFIIKKYVGEHTCAPSNKTKPGRTASAKTIGSLIMHRYEGVKEGPKCNDIIQIMLMDHGCEITKSLAWDAREYAVNAVRGIPERSYGKIPKYLHMLREANPGTHSSYEIDSKGRFRYLFIAFGQSLRGFNRVIRRVIVVDGTFLKNKYKGVLLVATAVDGNSNLYPLAFGVVDSENENSWEWFMRQLNSVIADDHHLAFISDRHAAIAKALETVYPTAKHGICIHHLLNNVVTYYHGKGLVGLVAKASKVYRVAEFEKIFANVCNISPAIGKYLRDAEVQKWARCQFSGYRYDIRTTNPAESINSALRSPREYPIIPLLDSIREMLTRWFYNRKKKISKHNHPLTEDVEKKIERRTEKGKRFAVYPVSDGRLLVRGDKIDCLVDLDRRTCSCGKYNLMKIPCRHAIKAGFHVGRQPHTLTDLFYTTEAWREAYHESINPIAVPEDAWSMPEDVVVDNVLPPESRKSVGRNRKRRYETVEDKLRSSQTSQKRQPRKCSRCGISGHNRATCKIPI